One Rhizoctonia solani chromosome 1, complete sequence DNA window includes the following coding sequences:
- a CDS encoding NADH dehydrogenase (ubiquinone) Fe-S protein 8, protein MASFGRLAPALRLPARNSATLLGLSRRTFVTTIPRLHATPVDPSPRPNSADIPRTGTTAQSHHLSPYKNKSALDKAAELFFFTEILRGMWIVLEQFFRPPYTIKYPFEKGPLSPRFRGEHALRRYPSGEERCIACKLCEAICPAQAITIESEAREDGSRRTTKYDIDMTKCIYCGFCQEACPVDAIVETQNFEYSTETREELLYNKEKLLANGDRAEAEIAANLHCAMLEELQGSRGLYLLNS, encoded by the exons ATGGCATCGTTCGGTCGACTAGCACCGGCGCTACGGCTTCCAGCACGTAACTCGGCTACATTATTAGGTCTTTCGCGCCGCACATTTGTGACGACAATTCCACGCCTACATGCGACTCCAGTTGACCCATCTCCGCGTCCCAATTCTGCTGATATCCCACGTACTGGAACCACTGCCCAATCCCACCATCTCAGCCCATATAAAAACAAGTCAGCTCTCGATAAGGCTGCAGAGCTTTTCTTCTTCACAGAGATCCTCCGTG GAATGTGGATTGTGCTCGAGCAATTTTTCCGGCCACCTTACACCATCAA GTATCCGTTCGAGAAAGGCCCACTCAGCCCACGCTTCCGAGGAGAGCATGCGCTACGTCGATACCCATCTGGCGAAGAACGTTGCATTG CTTGTAAACTCTGTGAAGCGATTTGCCCTGCCCAGGCTATTACTATTGAGTCGGAGGCGCGTGAGGATGGCTCTAGGAGAACgaccaaatatg ATATTGATATGACCAAA TGCATCTACTGTGGGTTCTGCCAGGAGGCCTGCCCGGTGGACGCAATTGTTGAAA CCCAAAACTTCGAATACTCGACGGAAACACGAGAAGAGCTACTATACAACAAAGAGAAGTTGCTGGCCAATGGTGATCGCGCTGAAGCTGAGATCGCTGCGAACTTGCACT GCGCAATGTTGGAAGAATTGCAGGGCTCGCGTGGCCTGTATCTTCTTAACAGTTAA
- a CDS encoding DEAD/DEAH box helicase, whose translation MNANDEKLVFESSEAVKVVSTFDDLGLKEDLLRGIYAYNFEKPSAIQQRAILPITKGRDVIAQAQSGTGKTATFSISILQSIDTTLRETQALVLSPTRELATQIQSVILALGDYMNVQCHACIGGTSIGEDIRKLDHGQHVVSGTPGRVFDMIRRRNLRTRNIKMLVLDEADELLNKGFKDQIYDVYRYLPPSTQVVVLSATLPHDVLEMTTKFMTDPIRILVKRDELTLEGIKQFFVAVEKEDWKFDTLCDLYDTLTITQAVIFCNTRRKASWLVEWLTEKMRAANFTVASMHGDMVQKERDAIMAEFRQGSSRVLITTDVWARGIDVQQVSLVINYDLPSNRENYIHRIGRSGRFGRKGVAINFVTIDDVRILRDIEQYYSTQIDEMPVNAAELI comes from the exons ATGAACGCCAACGATGAGAAGCTTGTGTTCGAGTCCTCCGAGGCAGTCAAGGTTGTCTCAACATTTGACGACCTTGGACTCAAAGAGGATCTACTCCGTGGGATCTATGCATACA ACTTCGAGAAGCCGTCTGCCATCCAGCAGCGAGCCATTTTGCCCATCACCAAGGGGCGTGATGTGATTGCCCAAGCACAGTCCGGAACTGGTAAAACTGCAACATTCTCCATTTCTATTCTCCAGTCTATCGACACTACGCTCAGGGAGACCCAGGCGCTGGTATTGTCTCCTACTCGCGAACTCGCGACTCAAATCCAGTCGGTTATTCTCGCTCTAGGCGATTATATGAACGTTCAATGCCACGCTTGCATTGGCGGAACATCCATTGGCGAGGATATCCGCAAGCTCGACCACGGTCAACACGTTGTATCCGGCACTCCTGGCCGCGTATTCGATATGATCCGTCGCCGCAATTTGCGCACTCGCAACATCAAAATGCTTGTTCTGGATGAGGCAGACGAACTACTCAACAAGGGCTTCAAAGACCAGATTTATGACGTCTATCGATACCTTCCTCCATCTACCCAGGTTGTGGTTCTTTCTGCCACCCTCCCTCACGATGTCTTGGAGATGACCACCAAGTTCATGACAGACCCCATTCGCATCCTCGTCAAACGTGATGAGTTGACGCTTGAAGGAATCAAGCAGTTCTTTGTAGCTGTTGAGAAGGAAGATTGGAAGTTCGATACCCTGTGCGACTTGTATGACACTTTGACCATTACCCAGGCGGTCATCTTCTGCAACACTCGTCGCAAGGCAAGTTGGCTC GTTGAATGGCTTACTGAAAAAATGCGTGCTGCCAACTTCACTGTGGCATCCATG CACGGAGATATGGTTCAAAAAGAACGTGATGCCATTATGGCGGAATTCCGTCAAGGATCGAG CCGCGTTCTAATCACTACGGACGTCTGGGCACGAGGCATTGACGTACAGCAAGTGTCGCTGGTCATTAACTATGACCTTCCTTC TAACCGTGAAAACTACATCCATCGTATTGGTCGTTCTGGTCGTTTTGGACGCAAGGGTGTGGCTATTAAC TTTGTCACGATTGACGACGTGCGCATTCTTCGCGATATTGAACAGTATTACAGCACTCAAATC GACGAAATGCCAGTCAACGCTGCAGAACTTATTTAA
- a CDS encoding hepatocellular carcinoma-associated antigen 59: MSDAEPKPLFKKRANRPPPRQRESEDATPDEPAVETREGSEGVDEEKMTIEELLELRKLRRQRQGIDSTKLNAGSTKKKKRRDEDEEAEDENEGKYGLRKGGQRQDGDDDEASADGAEDVAKKIIKSNNFTQQTNKLDVDKHMMKYIEEELEKRRGKPNASGDTGNSNSSDPYAELFRISEKYKLQKKQELEEGSVTNSSAMLTAIPEVDLGMDTRLKNIEETEKAKRTVSENLKEHRGKPREQNDERHLTATRFFNPRLKVQSDADAMRDAKLEAMGLPPEMDTRGYIKERDNRREMATDEQVMERFKKRMRK, from the exons ATGTCCGATGCTGAGCCCAAGCCTCTATTTAAAAAGCGCGCGAACCGGCCGCCACCCCGTCAACGCGAATCTGAAGACGCCACGCCAGATGAACCAGCTGTGGAGACAAGGGAAGGCTCTGAGGGGGTAGATGAAGAGAAAATGAC GATTGAGGAGCTACTAGAACTCCGTAAGCTCCGTCGTCAAAGACAGGGTATTGATTCAACCAAGTTGAATGCTGGCAGtaccaagaagaaaaagagaagagacgaagacgaagaagcAGAAGACGAAAACGAAGGGAAATATGGCCTTAGAAAGGGTGGGCAACGTCAAGATGGAGATGACGA CGAAGCCAGCGCAGATGGCGCCGAAGACGTAGCAAAGAAGATAATCAAGTCTAACAACTTCACACAACAGACTAACAAACTAGATGTTGACAAACACAT GATGAAATACATCGAGGAGGAACTTGAAAAGCGGCGGGGCAAGCCAAACGCATCGGGCGACACCGGGAATTCCAACTCGTCAGATCCATATGCCGAGCTGTTTCGTATATCCGAAAAATACAAGCTTCAGAAGAAGCAAGAGCTCGAGGAAGGAAGTGTCACTAATAGCAGTGCTATGTTGACTGCAATACCAGAAGTGGATCTAGGAATGGA CACCCGGCTCAAAAACATAGAAGAAACGGAGAAAGCTAAGCGGACCGTTTCTGAGAACTTGAAAGAGCATCGCGGTAAACCGCGTGAACAGAACGACGAACGGCATCTGACGGCGACACGAT TTTTCAATCCTCGTCTCAAAGTTCAGTCAGATGCGGATGCCATGCGAGATGCAAAACTCGAGGCGATGGGTCTTCCGCCCGAAATGGATACACGAGGATATATCAAGGAGCGCGACAATAGGCGGGAAATGGCGACTGACGAACAG GTTATGGAACGGTTCAAGAAACGAATGAGGAAATGA
- a CDS encoding vacuolar protein-sorting-associated protein 46, with protein sequence MSNLESESLFQLKFTAKTLNRQSKKAQKDENTEKAKLKKALQQGNTDGARIYASNAIRKKNEALNLLRLASRIDAVASRVETAVTMKQVTGNMTSVVKSMDKAVESMNLERISLVMDKFESQFADLDVQTSYMEDTMQSTTAVSTPQDQIDTLMSQMADEANIELEQDMRTDQKVPDLAENKTVVREEDDQLAERLRALRPAT encoded by the exons ATGAGCAACCTTGAGAGTG AAAGTCTATTTCAGCTCAAG TTCACTGCCAAGACACTCAACAGGCAGTCTAAGAAGGCTCAGAAAGATGAGAATACGGAGAAGGCAAAGCTGAAAAAG GCTCTGCAACAGGGTAACACCGATGGCGCAAGGATCTATGCGTCTAATGCGATTAGAAAGAAGAATGAAGCATTGAACTTACTGAGGCTTGCGAGCCGCATCGATGCCGTTGCGTCTCGCGTCGAAACTGCGGTTACTATGAAGCAGGTGACCGGGAATATGACATCAGTGGTGAAGAGCATGGACAAAGCTGTGGAGAGTATGAATCTTGAGAGG ATTTCCCTTGTGATGGACAAATTCGAGTCCCAATTCGCCGATTTGGATGTCCAAACTTCGTATATGGAAGACACAATGCAGTCTACTACTGCCG TTTCAACACCCCAAGACCAAATTGACACACTCATGTCTCAAATGGCGGACGAGGCGAATATCGAGTTGGAGCAAGATATGCGTACAGATCAGAAAGTTCCAGACCTTGCTGAGAACAAGACCGTTGTTCGAGAGGAGGATGATCAACTAGCTGAGCGCCTGAGGGCTCTACGACCAGCAACATAA